In one Agathobacter rectalis ATCC 33656 genomic region, the following are encoded:
- a CDS encoding glycoside hydrolase family 2 TIM barrel-domain containing protein → MSNFDSNIIKNPEIFEQNRLAAHSDHVCYKNELEKIKGKSSLRYDMNGLWKFAYAKNQSLAPCGFEAADYDCKGWDEIRVPAHIQMEGYDVPIYTNTTYPWEADESIKPGEVPEIFNPVASYVKYFTIPENMKNKRVCISFQGVESGFALWLNGHYVGYSEDTFDPSDFELTDYIIEGENKLAVRVWKWTSSSWCEDQDFYRFSGIFRDVFLYAVPCAHVEDLSVVPTLNDTFDEGTLSVSIKADGDGIASVKLYELGDLSVEKYDRAKLLLEEFDIELRNKEICEGSCNVKNPLLWSAEKPNLYEVKIIVKDTHRNETEFISQLAGFRRFEMVDGLMKLNGKRIVFKGVNRHEFSSITGRVPNRDEVIKDIVTMKKNNINAIRTSHYPDDSMLYKLCDIYGIYMIAENNLESHGTWEAYNKGYVDLDFVVPKDKPQWREMMLDRANSCYQRDKNHPAILIWSCGNESFGGKTIYEMSQLFRQLDKHRLVHYEGVFSDRSYNDTSDMESQMYTPAAGIEKFLAEHPEKPFICCEYTHAMGNSCGAMHKYTELTDREPRYQGGFIWDYIDQSIYKKDRYGKWFLTYGGDFGDRPTDGDFSGNGICYGGEREASPKMQEVKFNYQNISVDFDSDYIFTVTNKNLFVNTSVFDAFAILLADGEEVYRTKLQISVPPMDRASYEIPVNLKNSMIDVEKEYCIVVSFVLKENTIWEKAGYEIAFGQHMIKKPVSEYSCDKSVELVVGNGNILVRGENFKALFSRMNLGMVSYVYGGVEMLPNTIPLPNFWRTPTNNDSGNMMPQRYAQWKIASMYVTTRQDQRFADTSPRVEKNDNNIAITYTYFMPTTPQSSCEVTYRVFGDGTIETTLSYDPVKELGDMPEFGMMFKLDADYDTVKWYGLGPQETYEDRQHGGKYGVYENKVADNIAEYLVPQESGNKCRVRYAKVMDKKGRGMLFFGDELSFSALPYTPHELENAAHHFELPPVHYTVVRVAKKQMGVGGDDSWGAHTHPEYLLDASEKMEFTFCFRGI, encoded by the coding sequence ATGAGTAATTTTGATTCAAATATCATTAAGAATCCGGAAATATTTGAGCAGAACAGACTTGCGGCTCATTCGGATCATGTGTGCTATAAAAATGAACTGGAGAAAATTAAAGGAAAATCAAGCCTGAGATATGATATGAACGGCTTATGGAAGTTTGCATATGCAAAGAATCAGTCCCTGGCTCCTTGTGGCTTTGAGGCAGCTGACTATGATTGCAAAGGCTGGGATGAAATCAGGGTTCCGGCACATATCCAGATGGAAGGCTATGACGTGCCAATCTATACGAATACCACATATCCGTGGGAGGCTGATGAGTCTATAAAGCCGGGCGAGGTACCTGAGATTTTTAATCCGGTTGCAAGCTATGTGAAGTATTTCACAATCCCTGAGAATATGAAGAACAAGAGGGTGTGTATTTCGTTCCAGGGAGTGGAGAGCGGTTTTGCACTCTGGCTGAATGGACACTATGTCGGCTACAGTGAGGACACATTTGATCCGTCTGATTTCGAGCTGACTGATTATATTATTGAGGGTGAGAACAAGCTTGCGGTCAGGGTATGGAAATGGACATCAAGCAGCTGGTGTGAGGATCAGGATTTTTACAGATTTTCAGGCATTTTCAGAGATGTATTTTTGTATGCTGTTCCTTGTGCACATGTGGAGGATCTGTCAGTTGTTCCTACACTTAATGATACCTTTGACGAGGGCACACTTAGTGTGTCAATAAAGGCAGATGGTGATGGTATTGCAAGTGTAAAGCTTTATGAGCTGGGCGATTTGTCTGTGGAAAAATATGACAGGGCAAAACTTTTATTGGAAGAGTTTGATATAGAGCTTAGGAATAAGGAAATTTGCGAGGGCTCATGTAATGTGAAAAATCCTCTGTTATGGAGTGCTGAAAAGCCGAATCTGTATGAGGTTAAAATTATAGTTAAAGATACGCATAGAAATGAGACTGAGTTTATCAGCCAGCTGGCAGGCTTCAGAAGATTTGAGATGGTAGACGGACTCATGAAGCTAAACGGTAAGCGTATTGTATTTAAGGGTGTAAACCGCCATGAGTTCAGCTCAATAACAGGCCGTGTGCCAAACCGTGATGAGGTGATAAAGGATATTGTCACAATGAAAAAGAACAATATCAATGCTATAAGAACAAGCCATTATCCTGATGATTCCATGCTCTATAAGCTTTGCGATATTTATGGAATCTATATGATAGCTGAGAACAATCTTGAGAGTCATGGCACATGGGAGGCATATAATAAGGGCTATGTTGACCTTGACTTTGTTGTGCCAAAGGACAAGCCACAGTGGAGAGAAATGATGCTGGACCGTGCCAACTCATGCTATCAGAGGGATAAAAATCATCCGGCAATCCTTATCTGGTCATGCGGCAATGAGTCGTTTGGCGGCAAGACCATATATGAGATGTCACAGCTTTTCAGACAGCTTGATAAGCATCGTCTGGTTCATTATGAGGGAGTATTTAGCGATAGAAGCTATAATGACACAAGCGACATGGAAAGCCAGATGTATACTCCGGCTGCAGGCATTGAAAAATTCCTGGCAGAGCATCCTGAGAAACCGTTTATCTGCTGTGAATATACACATGCAATGGGAAATTCCTGCGGTGCTATGCACAAATATACAGAGCTTACAGACCGCGAGCCTAGATATCAGGGCGGATTTATCTGGGATTATATTGACCAGTCAATCTACAAAAAGGACAGATACGGCAAGTGGTTCCTCACATATGGCGGAGATTTCGGCGACAGGCCTACAGATGGAGATTTCAGCGGAAACGGCATCTGTTATGGCGGAGAGAGAGAGGCTTCTCCAAAGATGCAGGAGGTGAAGTTTAATTATCAGAATATATCGGTTGATTTTGACAGCGACTACATCTTTACAGTCACAAACAAAAATCTCTTTGTAAATACATCGGTTTTTGATGCTTTTGCCATTCTTCTTGCAGACGGTGAGGAGGTTTACAGGACAAAGCTTCAGATATCTGTTCCACCGATGGATAGGGCAAGCTATGAGATTCCGGTGAATCTTAAAAATTCCATGATAGATGTGGAAAAAGAGTACTGTATTGTCGTATCATTTGTATTGAAGGAAAACACCATCTGGGAAAAGGCAGGATATGAGATTGCATTCGGACAGCATATGATAAAGAAGCCTGTAAGTGAGTATTCATGCGACAAATCAGTTGAGCTTGTTGTTGGAAACGGAAATATCCTTGTAAGAGGTGAGAACTTCAAGGCACTTTTCTCAAGAATGAATCTGGGAATGGTTTCATATGTATATGGTGGCGTCGAGATGCTTCCAAATACTATTCCACTGCCGAATTTCTGGAGAACACCTACCAACAATGATTCCGGCAACATGATGCCACAGCGCTATGCACAGTGGAAGATTGCCAGCATGTATGTGACCACCAGACAGGATCAGCGCTTTGCAGATACATCACCAAGGGTAGAAAAAAATGATAACAATATCGCCATCACATACACTTATTTCATGCCTACCACACCGCAGAGTTCATGCGAGGTGACATACAGAGTGTTTGGTGATGGAACAATAGAGACAACTCTGTCATATGACCCTGTAAAGGAACTTGGCGATATGCCGGAGTTTGGCATGATGTTCAAGCTGGATGCCGATTATGATACAGTGAAATGGTACGGACTCGGACCACAGGAGACATACGAGGACAGACAGCATGGCGGAAAGTATGGTGTATACGAGAATAAAGTGGCAGACAACATTGCCGAGTACCTCGTTCCGCAGGAGAGCGGCAACAAGTGCAGAGTAAGATATGCAAAGGTAATGGATAAGAAGGGCAGAGGCATGCTGTTCTTTGGTGATGAGCTTTCGTTCTCGGCACTGCCATATACACCACATGAGCTGGAAAATGCTGCACATCACTTTGAGCTTCCACCTGTACACTATACTGTTGTCCGTGTGGCAAAGAAGCAGATGGGTGTAGGCGGAGACGACAGCTGGGGCGCACATACTCATCCGGAGTATCTGCTTGATGCCTCAGAGAAAATGGAATTCACATTCTGTTTCCGTGGAATCTAG
- a CDS encoding carbohydrate ABC transporter permease: protein MSITGKQRAAGWMYLAPATILIFIMSFWPIIQAVITSFKTGSSANMQWANPFAYNYTRMFQDAVFKRSIGNTFLYLIIEVPIMLVLAILLAQLLNNKHLKFKGLFRTCVFLPCATSLVSYALIFKSLFATQGLINTILVKLGILENNFNFLGTGWSAKIIIIVALIWRWTGYNMVFFLAGLQNIEYSVYEAAKIDGASGWRTFWSITVPLLRPTIVMTTIMSINGTLQLFDESVNLTKGGPANATITMSHYIYNGSFGEGVANFGYASAMSVIVFIMVAILAFINLKVGDKRD from the coding sequence ATGAGCATAACCGGTAAACAAAGGGCAGCCGGCTGGATGTATCTGGCTCCGGCAACAATACTCATTTTCATAATGAGCTTCTGGCCTATAATCCAGGCTGTTATTACATCATTTAAAACCGGTTCAAGTGCAAATATGCAGTGGGCTAATCCATTTGCCTACAATTACACAAGAATGTTTCAGGATGCGGTTTTCAAGAGATCTATCGGAAACACATTCCTATATTTAATTATCGAAGTTCCAATCATGCTTGTACTGGCAATTTTACTGGCACAGTTACTTAACAACAAGCATCTTAAATTTAAAGGACTTTTCCGTACATGTGTATTTTTACCATGTGCAACATCACTCGTATCATATGCATTGATTTTTAAATCGCTTTTTGCAACACAGGGACTTATCAATACAATCCTTGTTAAACTTGGAATATTAGAGAATAACTTTAACTTCCTTGGTACAGGCTGGAGTGCTAAGATTATTATCATAGTAGCTCTTATCTGGAGATGGACAGGATATAATATGGTGTTCTTTTTAGCAGGTCTCCAGAATATTGAGTATTCTGTTTACGAGGCGGCAAAGATAGATGGAGCAAGCGGCTGGAGAACCTTCTGGTCTATCACGGTTCCTCTTCTTAGACCTACAATTGTTATGACAACCATCATGTCAATAAACGGTACATTACAGCTCTTCGACGAGTCTGTAAACCTGACAAAGGGTGGACCTGCAAATGCGACAATCACCATGTCACATTATATCTATAACGGCTCGTTTGGTGAAGGCGTTGCAAACTTTGGATATGCATCAGCAATGTCTGTTATCGTATTCATCATGGTTGCTATACTGGCATTTATCAATCTGAAAGTAGGTGACAAGCGTGACTAA
- a CDS encoding carbohydrate ABC transporter permease yields MTKKKHGSSIQKRLIPSYIFLVIVSFISVFPFFWMISAATNKSIDIARGRIAFGGYALENLKKLFASQNVALGMKNSLINATVQTIIALLVCSLAGYGFELYHDKAKDKLFSVLLLAMMIPQVATLIPLFKMMSKLGFINTVWGFMLPAISTPFLIMMFRQNSRNFPVDIMEAARIDGLSEIGIFFKMYMPVQKSTYAAAAVITFMNAWNSYLWPKVILNKPDAITMPMLIANLAAGYTVDYGVLMMGVLFCSIPTMLVFFVLQKQFAEGITGSVK; encoded by the coding sequence GTGACTAAGAAAAAACATGGATCATCAATACAAAAAAGGCTTATACCTTCATACATTTTTCTTGTAATAGTTTCGTTCATCTCAGTATTTCCGTTTTTCTGGATGATATCGGCAGCGACCAACAAGTCTATTGACATTGCAAGAGGTAGAATTGCATTTGGTGGCTATGCCCTTGAGAACTTAAAGAAACTGTTTGCATCACAGAACGTTGCACTTGGAATGAAAAACTCACTTATCAATGCAACAGTTCAGACAATTATAGCACTGCTTGTCTGCTCACTTGCCGGTTACGGCTTTGAGCTCTATCATGACAAGGCAAAGGATAAGCTGTTCTCAGTTTTACTTCTTGCCATGATGATTCCGCAGGTAGCTACACTTATTCCTCTGTTCAAGATGATGTCAAAGCTCGGCTTTATAAATACGGTATGGGGCTTCATGCTCCCGGCTATTTCAACGCCGTTCCTCATCATGATGTTCAGACAGAATTCGAGAAACTTCCCAGTCGATATAATGGAGGCGGCACGAATTGACGGACTCAGTGAGATTGGTATTTTCTTCAAGATGTATATGCCTGTACAGAAATCAACATATGCAGCAGCTGCAGTTATCACATTCATGAATGCATGGAACTCATACCTGTGGCCAAAGGTAATCCTCAATAAGCCTGATGCTATCACAATGCCAATGCTTATTGCAAACCTCGCAGCAGGATATACAGTAGATTACGGTGTACTGATGATGGGCGTTCTTTTCTGCTCCATCCCTACAATGCTCGTATTCTTTGTGCTCCAGAAGCAGTTTGCAGAGGGAATTACAGGATCTGTTAAATAA
- a CDS encoding Cof-type HAD-IIB family hydrolase, with product MIKIAFFDVDGTLLRLGHKELSANTAAALRQLHQNGIILCMATGRSYTGVPHFDGIDFDVLLTFNGSFVTKGNDIIFKNPINEHDKYQIISNLKHMNRAIAISNEHMIVTNGTDPDLEQYFAFGSEKLKIADNFDEISRTDIYQIMCSCQKDEHSQILSGAPHSQITAWWDKAADIIPLNSGKGNAVAAVLKHYGFSKDEAIAFGDGHNDIEMLEAVGIGVAMGNAKDEVKAKADFVCQSVENDGIYHYCVENKLIF from the coding sequence ATGATTAAAATAGCATTCTTTGATGTGGATGGCACCCTGCTTCGGCTGGGACATAAAGAATTATCAGCAAACACTGCTGCTGCACTTAGGCAGCTCCACCAAAATGGCATCATCCTTTGTATGGCTACCGGAAGAAGCTACACAGGTGTGCCTCATTTTGATGGAATTGATTTTGATGTCCTGCTCACCTTTAACGGCTCATTCGTCACCAAAGGCAATGATATCATCTTCAAAAATCCTATTAATGAGCACGACAAATATCAGATAATTTCCAATCTAAAGCATATGAACCGCGCCATTGCAATCAGCAACGAGCATATGATTGTCACAAACGGTACCGACCCTGATTTAGAGCAGTACTTTGCCTTCGGCAGCGAAAAGCTTAAAATCGCTGACAATTTTGACGAGATAAGCAGGACTGATATATATCAGATTATGTGCTCCTGCCAAAAAGATGAGCACTCACAGATTCTATCCGGTGCGCCACACTCACAGATAACTGCATGGTGGGATAAAGCCGCTGATATTATTCCGCTTAACAGCGGCAAAGGCAATGCTGTTGCTGCAGTGCTTAAGCATTATGGCTTCTCAAAGGATGAAGCAATTGCTTTCGGTGACGGACATAACGATATTGAAATGCTTGAGGCCGTAGGCATTGGTGTTGCCATGGGCAATGCAAAGGACGAAGTCAAGGCTAAGGCTGATTTTGTGTGCCAATCAGTTGAGAATGACGGAATATATCATTACTGTGTTGAAAACAAACTGATTTTTTAG
- a CDS encoding UPF0175 family protein, translating to MCSIAIKIPDEVLYDTKMTKDEANAFAKKATALMLYLKNHISIGYCAQIAGMSEEDFIKYLGNNNISIFSFDDEAEFIEEMNNA from the coding sequence ATGTGTAGTATTGCAATAAAAATACCAGATGAAGTATTATACGATACCAAAATGACCAAAGATGAAGCTAATGCTTTTGCCAAGAAAGCTACTGCTCTAATGCTTTATTTAAAAAACCATATTTCTATTGGATATTGTGCACAGATAGCCGGAATGAGTGAGGAAGATTTCATCAAATATCTAGGCAATAATAATATATCTATCTTCAGTTTTGATGATGAAGCAGAATTTATAGAGGAGATGAATAATGCGTAG
- a CDS encoding ABC transporter substrate-binding protein: MKKKVVSLLLVTTMVASLAAGCGDSSSSGDGTEKTGKKVETVDDGHTLTAWAWDPNFNIPALKAAAEDYKKNVDPDFVLNIEEQSGSSDIETAITTAGSAGDYSTLPDIVLFQDHYFRQYHTNYPDAWVSANDADVKWDDFSQEKLSFSTIDGEHFGFPVDNGTVIFAYRTDLLEQAGYTIDDMTGISWKDFIEVGKKVYEKTGKYLLCMDGDGNDLFYMMLQAEGESQFKDGKPKFVDNAKLKEIMQVLKDMIDNNVLYLANNWSDYTDQVIQGDMVAGVMNGNWIIPTIEKVTDNSGKWEITSLPTLEGGEGYASNGGSSLYITSNCKQADLAKKFLAYTFGGGSYTDKGVSETYDNALKNGGVITTYTPAGKSEVYNEGVEYFNNQPIYAKIVEMGANVKIIEQSDFHYDARKKLATALINITQNGADIDSEIKTAEDDLKFTMGL; encoded by the coding sequence ATGAAAAAGAAAGTAGTTTCATTATTACTCGTAACAACAATGGTTGCCTCACTTGCAGCCGGATGTGGAGACTCATCTTCATCAGGAGATGGCACAGAAAAGACAGGTAAGAAGGTAGAGACAGTAGATGACGGCCATACACTTACAGCCTGGGCTTGGGATCCAAACTTCAATATCCCGGCACTCAAAGCAGCAGCAGAGGATTACAAGAAAAATGTAGATCCTGATTTTGTACTCAATATCGAGGAGCAGTCAGGGTCATCTGACATTGAGACAGCAATTACAACAGCAGGCTCAGCTGGGGATTACAGTACACTTCCTGACATCGTATTATTCCAGGATCACTACTTCCGGCAGTACCATACAAATTATCCTGATGCATGGGTATCAGCAAATGATGCAGATGTTAAGTGGGATGATTTCAGTCAGGAGAAGTTATCATTCTCTACAATCGACGGAGAGCACTTTGGATTCCCTGTTGATAACGGAACAGTAATCTTTGCTTACAGAACAGATCTTCTTGAGCAGGCAGGATACACAATCGATGATATGACAGGTATCTCTTGGAAGGATTTCATCGAGGTAGGTAAGAAAGTATACGAGAAGACAGGAAAATACTTACTTTGCATGGATGGAGACGGAAACGATTTATTCTACATGATGCTTCAGGCAGAGGGTGAGTCACAGTTCAAGGATGGCAAGCCAAAATTTGTAGACAATGCTAAATTAAAAGAAATCATGCAGGTACTTAAGGATATGATCGACAACAATGTTCTTTACCTTGCAAATAACTGGTCAGATTACACAGATCAGGTTATTCAGGGAGACATGGTTGCAGGCGTTATGAACGGAAACTGGATCATTCCTACAATCGAGAAGGTTACAGACAACAGTGGAAAGTGGGAGATTACATCTCTTCCAACACTTGAGGGTGGTGAAGGCTATGCATCAAACGGTGGTTCTTCACTTTACATCACAAGCAACTGCAAGCAGGCAGACCTTGCTAAGAAATTCTTAGCATATACATTCGGTGGCGGATCTTATACAGACAAGGGTGTATCTGAGACATATGACAATGCTCTTAAGAATGGTGGTGTTATCACTACATATACACCTGCAGGCAAGTCAGAGGTTTACAACGAGGGTGTTGAGTATTTCAACAACCAGCCAATTTACGCTAAGATCGTTGAGATGGGTGCAAATGTTAAGATAATCGAGCAGAGCGATTTCCACTACGATGCACGTAAGAAGCTTGCTACAGCACTTATCAATATTACTCAGAATGGTGCAGATATCGATTCAGAGATAAAGACAGCAGAGGATGACCTTAAATTCACAATGGGACTTTAA
- a CDS encoding glycoside hydrolase family 53 protein: MSKFIKGMDLSTLLELERCGAKYYEDGKEKDILDIMKEHDVDTIRLRLWNDPKSEEGEPYGAGNNDLAETIAIGKKVTDAGFGVLLNFHYSDFWADPGKQIKPKAWKDFGVDELEQAVYDFTLENLTKIIEAGVNVTMIQVGNELSNGLLWPEGKVPDYDNIAKFVNAGIRACRKVNADIPIMIHLDNGGNNELYVRWFTNFIERGEEFEYIGLSYYPFWHGSLDQLEFNMNDIAKRFNKDLIIAEVSMGFTMDSYQEYEKLADSERKGYATKPELVEKIDYPMTIEGQADFTKDFLNRVANVVDDHGKGFFWWEPAWIPVPGSGWATPASLKYMNDPGPCGNEWANQALFDYDGNVLPALDVIKNFKK; the protein is encoded by the coding sequence ATGTCAAAATTTATTAAGGGTATGGATTTATCAACCTTGCTCGAGCTGGAACGCTGCGGAGCAAAATACTACGAGGATGGAAAGGAGAAGGATATTCTTGACATCATGAAGGAGCATGATGTTGATACAATCCGTCTTCGTCTGTGGAACGACCCAAAATCAGAGGAGGGTGAGCCTTACGGTGCGGGTAACAATGACCTGGCTGAGACTATCGCTATCGGAAAAAAGGTTACAGATGCAGGCTTTGGAGTGCTTTTGAATTTCCACTACAGTGATTTCTGGGCAGACCCGGGAAAGCAGATTAAGCCAAAGGCATGGAAAGATTTCGGTGTGGACGAGCTGGAGCAGGCTGTATATGATTTTACACTTGAAAATCTGACAAAGATTATTGAGGCAGGTGTAAATGTCACAATGATTCAGGTAGGTAATGAGCTTTCAAACGGACTTTTGTGGCCTGAGGGAAAGGTACCTGACTACGATAATATAGCAAAATTTGTGAATGCCGGAATACGTGCCTGCCGCAAGGTAAATGCTGATATTCCGATTATGATTCACCTTGATAATGGTGGAAACAATGAGCTTTATGTCAGATGGTTTACAAACTTCATCGAAAGAGGAGAGGAGTTTGAGTATATCGGATTGTCATACTATCCTTTCTGGCACGGCTCGCTCGATCAGCTTGAGTTCAATATGAACGATATTGCAAAGCGTTTCAATAAGGACCTTATCATCGCTGAGGTATCCATGGGCTTTACAATGGACAGCTACCAGGAGTACGAGAAGCTTGCTGATTCTGAGCGCAAGGGTTATGCGACAAAACCGGAGCTTGTTGAGAAGATAGATTATCCTATGACTATTGAGGGACAGGCTGACTTTACAAAGGATTTCTTAAACAGAGTGGCAAATGTTGTGGATGACCACGGAAAAGGATTTTTCTGGTGGGAGCCTGCGTGGATTCCTGTACCGGGCTCAGGCTGGGCTACACCTGCTTCACTTAAGTACATGAATGATCCGGGACCATGCGGCAATGAGTGGGCAAACCAGGCACTCTTTGACTATGATGGAAATGTGCTGCCGGCACTTGATGTTATTAAAAATTTTAAAAAATAA
- a CDS encoding PadR family transcriptional regulator has product MDSQLKRGILNICILQLLKQEDRYGYDIIKILQGLFPDTDESTIYAILRRLNKGGLTEVYYSEKSLGPQRKYYKIVEKGNYI; this is encoded by the coding sequence ATGGATTCACAGCTAAAAAGAGGAATCTTAAATATATGTATTTTACAGCTTTTAAAACAAGAAGACAGATATGGATACGATATAATTAAAATATTGCAGGGACTTTTCCCGGATACAGATGAAAGCACTATTTATGCCATTCTAAGAAGACTGAATAAAGGAGGGTTGACGGAAGTATATTACAGTGAAAAATCATTGGGACCACAGAGAAAATATTATAAAATAGTAGAAAAGGGGAATTATATTTAA
- a CDS encoding AraC family transcriptional regulator has translation MAKRKKDTMEFRFYELPQGESALVLCGESWKRVYGHDELHLHFHNLLEIGICREGDGNMYLDEDIYQYHDGDITFIPENFPHVTVSYGEVVNFWEYIFIDLRSVIEEMFPNNAAFQNDAVSTISKKAFMTNVYQSPVVAGYINSIIRETNEHKEYSQRTIKLLVQGIVIELLRKYDELPEEDNDVVKGTNMSQIATALDYMNKHYSETIKAGELSSLCNMSETHFRRLFESYINMPPMEYLNLIRVQKACELMKKTNEPMELIAQKCGFTTQSTFNRNFRKFLNTSPYQWKINPENYEHKLLNFRISALKGW, from the coding sequence ATGGCGAAAAGAAAAAAAGACACGATGGAATTCAGATTTTATGAGTTGCCACAGGGAGAATCTGCACTTGTGCTGTGTGGAGAATCATGGAAGAGAGTGTATGGTCATGATGAATTACACCTGCATTTCCATAATCTGCTTGAAATCGGCATCTGCCGCGAGGGAGATGGAAATATGTATCTGGATGAGGATATTTACCAGTATCATGACGGCGATATCACATTTATACCTGAGAATTTTCCGCATGTTACAGTCAGCTATGGTGAGGTGGTAAATTTCTGGGAGTATATTTTCATTGACCTGCGCTCTGTGATAGAAGAAATGTTTCCAAACAATGCGGCATTCCAGAATGATGCAGTTTCGACCATCTCAAAAAAAGCATTTATGACCAATGTATACCAAAGCCCGGTTGTGGCCGGATATATAAATTCCATCATTAGGGAAACTAATGAGCACAAGGAATATTCCCAGAGAACAATAAAGCTTCTTGTGCAGGGAATTGTAATTGAATTGCTGCGCAAGTATGATGAGCTGCCGGAGGAAGATAATGATGTCGTAAAGGGCACTAATATGTCACAGATAGCCACGGCGCTTGACTATATGAATAAGCATTACAGTGAAACAATAAAGGCAGGGGAGCTTTCGTCACTGTGCAATATGAGTGAGACTCATTTCAGGAGACTGTTTGAATCATATATCAATATGCCGCCTATGGAGTATCTGAATCTGATAAGAGTGCAGAAGGCGTGCGAGCTTATGAAAAAGACAAATGAGCCGATGGAGCTTATTGCACAAAAATGTGGATTTACAACTCAGTCAACTTTTAACCGTAATTTCCGCAAATTTTTGAACACTTCGCCATATCAGTGGAAGATAAATCCTGAAAATTATGAGCATAAACTACTCAATTTTAGGATATCTGCACTAAAGGGATGGTAG
- a CDS encoding DUF1700 domain-containing protein, with protein MQKQNSKKKFLEKLYISLSFYFGDDDCDSLIKDYEEWFENEEMAEKSEYEICSGLGKPFDIARNLYKDSKEGKEHTFPLKSSVLLQTIATLVIYYVLCVSLLRYFDKNGWNFYPVALIANVLVFVAGLFILKKSKLTCDMQFKNHLLLIGLFFFILLTEVFLVMKKNEAGLGSYYVVLVTTAIIILSCIIIYIILKKYIINRELGFITIFHILGIITCLMYFINQLHMFYIERTLGLEKIIAYSSLLYIQTLILGTILLLKLKFERKS; from the coding sequence ATGCAAAAGCAAAATTCAAAAAAGAAATTTTTGGAGAAACTTTATATTAGCTTATCATTTTATTTTGGGGATGATGACTGTGATAGTTTAATTAAAGACTATGAAGAATGGTTCGAAAATGAAGAAATGGCTGAAAAAAGCGAGTACGAAATATGTTCCGGCTTAGGAAAACCGTTTGATATCGCGAGAAATTTATACAAAGATTCAAAAGAAGGAAAAGAGCATACGTTTCCATTGAAGAGTAGTGTTTTATTACAGACAATTGCCACGCTGGTTATATATTATGTGCTATGCGTCAGTTTGTTAAGATACTTTGATAAAAACGGCTGGAATTTTTATCCGGTTGCTCTGATAGCTAATGTTCTAGTATTTGTTGCAGGTTTGTTTATTCTTAAAAAATCAAAATTAACATGTGATATGCAATTTAAAAACCATCTGTTATTAATCGGATTATTCTTTTTTATTTTATTAACAGAGGTATTTCTGGTAATGAAAAAGAATGAGGCTGGCTTAGGGAGTTATTATGTGGTATTAGTTACAACAGCTATAATTATTCTGAGTTGTATTATTATTTACATCATCTTAAAGAAATATATAATAAACAGGGAATTGGGTTTTATAACGATATTTCATATACTTGGTATTATTACCTGTTTAATGTATTTTATAAATCAGTTACATATGTTTTATATAGAAAGAACGCTTGGGCTTGAAAAAATAATAGCATATAGTAGTTTATTATATATTCAGACACTGATTTTGGGGACAATTTTATTGTTAAAATTAAAATTTGAGAGGAAATCATAA